Proteins from a genomic interval of Candidatus Nanosynbacter sp. HMT-352:
- a CDS encoding ATP-binding protein, which translates to MKKGGIYFKPHAISRFWLRRLCEVALLSCFTIILLYAWARFIPTGYQLPIGLSVSDLAAGVAGIGSLIVLILCFWLPRKHETEIGIFVYLLTVAVAATTIITSGGVVSPFLVMWIIVAIFAGFFGAIISGIMGLLVILQIIATSVQQGINIQFIIGYLFFGFLPLIFSLVLWIRRQKTDDNTSSLENKLSAVESKSDVVINAIDDGVLAISKDGNIELINPSAQQIIGWDQGDALGLNWKSVLKLVTSDGKDVEDLENPIAQSLSKNQPTHNDKLFLLTSSEKRILVSIVSSPVGTDGEGIIVVFRDITKEKAEEREQAEFISTASHEMRTPVASIEGYLGLALNPATAHIDEKARDFITKAHESAQHLGRLFQDLLDISKVEDGRMKNNPKIINVNEFLKDIFDGLATKASEKQLNYIFMPDIIDEGKEKSLQPIFYANIDPDHFREVVSNLIENAIKYTPSGEVVVNITGDDKQISVSVKDSGIGIPAEDIPHLFQKFYRVDNSDTREIGGTGLGLYLSRRLAEAMSGNLRVESKYKEGSTFYLEIPRMNSSDAKQRLESAEAERPEDNLDSEKIEIATEEKTEDVAIENNSEIVDSNPAAIATPENPAPAVPTVPTTQPEIPQPAKNSSEPTLAEIEEELRRKRQQLSIPGRE; encoded by the coding sequence ATGAAAAAGGGCGGGATTTACTTTAAGCCTCACGCAATTTCCAGATTTTGGCTAAGGAGATTGTGTGAAGTGGCATTACTGAGCTGTTTCACAATCATTCTTTTATACGCATGGGCGCGATTTATACCGACCGGTTATCAATTGCCAATCGGATTATCTGTCTCAGATTTGGCGGCTGGCGTGGCAGGAATCGGCAGCTTAATTGTGCTGATTTTATGTTTTTGGCTTCCCAGAAAACACGAAACTGAAATCGGAATTTTCGTATATTTGTTAACTGTCGCCGTCGCCGCAACCACCATAATTACCAGCGGCGGAGTTGTTTCACCATTCCTAGTTATGTGGATTATCGTGGCAATTTTCGCAGGATTTTTCGGCGCAATAATCTCAGGAATAATGGGGCTTTTGGTTATTCTGCAAATTATAGCCACCAGCGTTCAACAGGGAATAAACATACAATTCATAATCGGCTATCTATTCTTCGGATTTTTGCCTTTGATTTTTAGCCTTGTTCTATGGATTCGCCGCCAAAAAACTGACGACAACACATCCAGCTTGGAGAATAAACTTTCCGCGGTTGAGAGCAAATCTGACGTAGTGATCAATGCCATCGACGACGGCGTTTTGGCTATTTCCAAAGACGGCAACATCGAACTGATAAATCCATCCGCCCAGCAAATCATCGGTTGGGACCAAGGCGACGCGCTCGGACTTAATTGGAAAAGCGTCTTAAAACTCGTCACCTCAGACGGAAAAGATGTAGAAGACCTCGAGAATCCAATAGCCCAATCTTTATCAAAAAACCAGCCAACGCACAACGATAAATTATTCCTATTGACCAGCTCTGAAAAGCGAATTTTAGTGTCAATCGTCAGCTCTCCAGTCGGCACAGATGGCGAAGGAATCATCGTAGTTTTCCGCGACATCACCAAAGAAAAAGCCGAGGAGCGCGAGCAAGCCGAGTTTATTTCCACCGCCAGCCACGAGATGCGCACGCCAGTTGCATCAATTGAGGGCTATTTGGGTCTGGCGTTAAATCCAGCTACCGCTCACATCGATGAGAAAGCCCGCGACTTCATTACCAAAGCCCACGAATCGGCGCAACATCTGGGACGATTATTCCAAGATCTCCTCGATATCAGCAAAGTTGAAGACGGGCGAATGAAAAATAACCCGAAGATCATCAACGTAAACGAATTTTTGAAGGATATTTTTGATGGTTTGGCGACAAAAGCTAGCGAAAAGCAGCTCAATTACATCTTTATGCCAGACATAATTGATGAAGGTAAGGAGAAGTCATTGCAGCCGATTTTTTATGCCAATATTGACCCTGACCATTTTAGGGAAGTTGTTAGCAATCTGATTGAAAATGCCATTAAATACACGCCGTCGGGCGAAGTTGTCGTCAATATTACCGGCGACGATAAGCAGATTTCCGTAAGCGTAAAAGACAGCGGCATTGGCATTCCCGCCGAAGATATTCCGCATTTATTCCAGAAATTTTATCGGGTGGACAATTCTGACACGCGAGAAATTGGCGGAACTGGCTTGGGGCTATATTTGAGCCGCCGCTTGGCCGAGGCGATGTCTGGAAACTTGCGAGTTGAAAGCAAATATAAAGAGGGAAGTACGTTCTATTTGGAAATTCCTCGCATGAATAGTTCGGACGCCAAGCAGCGATTAGAATCTGCGGAAGCTGAAAGGCCTGAAGATAATCTGGATTCGGAAAAAATTGAAATTGCCACAGAAGAGAAGACGGAGGATGTCGCAATTGAAAATAATAGCGAAATTGTCGATTCAAATCCAGCCGCAATCGCAACTCCAGAGAACCCAGCTCCAGCCGTGCCTACAGTCCCGACGACCCAGCCAGAAATTCCACAACCAGCCAAAAATTCTTCCGAGCCAACGCTGGCTGAAATTGAGGAAGAATTGCGACGAAAACGACAGCAATTGTCCATACCTGGCCGCGAATAA